The following proteins come from a genomic window of Pseudomonas hygromyciniae:
- a CDS encoding zinc-dependent alcohol dehydrogenase family protein, protein MSRTIRFHKFGPAEVLKCEEHEATLPAPGEVQVRVEAIGISWYDILWRQNLASSHARLPSGLGHEMAGVVVAVGEGVDDLVVGDKVASFPAESPNDYPVYGEVIVLPRSALTRYPDVLSPVQASVHYTPLLIAYFAYIDLARAKPGQFALVTDASHCAGPSFVQLGKALGVRVIAATKSPDEREYLLSLGAEKVIVTEEQDLLMQINKFTDGRGVDVVFDGLGGPQMSLLGDVLAPRGSLVLYGLQGGNQTPFPACAAFQKNIQFFVHCIGNFTGKPELGIAQDQAALQRALREINQLTADGMLVPLKTRVFAFNQFVEAHRYMDECPCRERVALQVEAV, encoded by the coding sequence ATGTCCCGCACGATTCGTTTTCACAAGTTTGGTCCGGCCGAGGTGCTCAAGTGCGAAGAGCATGAAGCCACGTTGCCCGCACCGGGCGAAGTGCAGGTGCGTGTCGAAGCGATTGGCATCAGTTGGTACGACATTCTCTGGCGGCAGAACCTGGCGTCCTCCCATGCCCGCTTGCCTTCGGGCCTTGGCCATGAAATGGCGGGCGTGGTCGTAGCGGTAGGCGAGGGCGTCGACGATCTGGTGGTAGGCGACAAGGTTGCCAGCTTTCCGGCGGAAAGCCCCAATGATTACCCGGTGTATGGCGAGGTGATTGTGCTGCCTCGTTCGGCCCTGACCCGCTACCCGGACGTGTTGAGCCCGGTGCAGGCCAGTGTGCATTACACGCCGTTGTTGATTGCCTACTTTGCCTACATCGATCTGGCGCGGGCCAAACCTGGGCAGTTCGCCCTGGTCACGGATGCCAGCCATTGTGCCGGGCCGTCGTTCGTGCAATTGGGCAAGGCCCTGGGTGTGCGGGTGATCGCTGCCACCAAGTCCCCTGACGAGCGCGAATACCTGCTGTCTTTGGGCGCCGAAAAGGTCATCGTTACCGAAGAGCAGGACTTGCTGATGCAAATCAACAAGTTCACGGATGGGCGCGGTGTGGACGTGGTGTTTGACGGCCTGGGCGGCCCGCAGATGTCGCTGTTGGGCGATGTTCTCGCGCCCCGTGGCAGCCTGGTGTTGTACGGCCTGCAAGGTGGCAACCAGACCCCGTTCCCGGCCTGTGCCGCGTTCCAGAAGAACATTCAGTTCTTTGTGCACTGCATCGGCAACTTCACCGGCAAGCCCGAGCTTGGTATTGCCCAGGACCAGGCCGCGCTGCAGCGGGCCCTGCGTGAGATCAACCAGTTGACCGCAGACGGCATGCTAGTGCCGCTCAAGACCCGGGTATTTGCCTTCAACCAGTTCGTCGAAGCCCATCGTTATATGGATGAATGCCCGTGCCGCGAGCGGGTAGCGTTGCAGGTTGAAGCCGTTTGA